In the Entelurus aequoreus isolate RoL-2023_Sb linkage group LG16, RoL_Eaeq_v1.1, whole genome shotgun sequence genome, tcactcttacgttcctcatccacatcctcgctcaaattaatggggtaatcgtcgctttctcggtccgaatcgctctcgctgctggtgtaaacaatggggaaatgtgatgagcctttcaacctgtgacgtcacgctacttccggtacaggcaaggctttttttttatcagcgaccaaaagttgcgaactttatcgtcgatgttctctactaaatcctttcagcaaaaatatggcaatatcacgaaatgatcaagtatgacacatagaatggatctgctatccccgtttaaataaataaaaattcatttcagtaggcctttaacattgctgtacgtatacttttgacccagcacatttgctcacattttcagtagacccataataaattcataaaagaagcaaacttcatgaatgttttttgtgaccaacaagtatgtgctccaatcactacatcacaaaaaaataagagttgtagaaatgattggaaactcaacacagccatgacatgatgttatttacaagtgtatgtctaTTCATTTTGAGGGTTTCCACGAGTTCATCCAAACTTCATCGATCTGTGTGCTTAGAGTTCAAATCTGAGGTTGCCGTCAGACATTGGTGTTACAAAATAGTGCTTGCAAAGTTTGCACTGCGTGTGTGACGCCAGGAACCTTCCCCTAGTAAGAGTGCATCCGTTCACCTCCAATCCCATGCAAGCTATGAGGTGACTAAACAATAGTCGTCTGCCTTCATGCCCTCTCCCCTTTACACACGCTTCTTATAAAACCACCCTGCACGTCCACATCCTCCTCTTATTTCCCAACGTCTACTGTACCGACCGTACGCACCGCAGCCGCCGCCATGCCTGTGGACTTCAGCGGGAAATGGACACTGGAGAGCAGTGACAAATTTGACGATTACATGAAAGCACTTGGTAGGCTCCAACTCAACACATGTTCAATGTCTCTGTTTACATGTGCGTGTACGCTTCCCGCAGATATTGACTTCGCCACCAGGAAAATCGCGGCGTGTCTGTCGCAAACCAAAGTGGTGGTCCAAGAAGGCGACGTGTTCGACTTCAAAACAACGAGCACCTTCAGGAACTACGACCTGGCCTTCACCGTGGGTGTGGAGTTTGAGGAGTACACCAAGGGACTAGACAACAGAACTGTCAAGGTGAGTGCCCAAAAATGGTACGGgagtaagagtaccgttactttagaacaggggtcaccaacgcggtgcccgcggacaccaggtagcccgtaaggaccagatgagtagcccgctggcctgttctaaatatagctcaaatagcagcacttaccagtgagcagcctctattttttaaattttatttatttactagcaagctggtctcgctttgcctgacatttttaattctaagagagacaaaactcaaatagaatttgaaaatccaagaaaatattttaaagacttggtcttcacttgtttaaataaattcataattttttttactttgcttcttgtaactttcagaaagacaattttagagaaaaaatacaaccttaaaaattattttaggatttataaacacatatacctttttaccttttaaattccttcctcttctttcctgacaatttaaatcaatgttcaagtaaatttatttgttttattgtaaagaataataaatacattttaatttaattattcattttagcttctgtttttttcgacgaagaatatttgtgaaatatttcttcaaacttattatgattaaatttcaaaaaaaattattctggcaaatctagaaaatctgtagaatcaaatttaaatcttatttcaaagtcttttgaatttcttttacattttttgttctggaaaatctagaagaaataatgatttgtctttgttagaaatgtagcttggtccaatttgttatatattctaacaaagtgcagattggattttaacctatttaaaatatgtcatcaaaattctaaaattaatcttaatcaggaaaaattactaatgatgttccataaataattttttacattttttcaaaaagattcgaattagctagttttttttggttgaattttgaattttaaagagtcgaaattgaagataaactatgtttaaaaattttattatcatttttttcatgttttctcctcttttaaaccgttcaattaagtgtaaatatcattaattattaataataacatagagttaaaggtaaattgagcaaattggctatttctggcaatttatttaagtgtgtatcaaactggtagcccttctgcATTGATCAGTAcctaagaagtagctcttggtttcaaaaaggttggtgacccctgctttagaataatatgactcgtgttaaagtaaaaagtagtcagcAAAATAATTACAGGAGTAAGTACAAAAAACTACTAAAGTATtaagtaacttgtgagtaacttgtagtttattaAGTAGTTAATTTTTAATGGTTTTTGGAATACAATtttagttggtgtgtgtgtgtgtgtgtgtgtgtgtgtgtgtgtgtgtgtgtgtgtgtgtgtgtgtgtgtgtgtgtgtgtgtgtgtgtgtgtgtgtgtgtgtgtgtgtgttccggcaatgcttacttaatggggacatcgctctgtttacacagtcacctttagggacctctgacggtatggggacaaaaaaaacaggtcccctaaagggaaaccttttcaaaagatagtcagatccattctgaagatacccaagtgatttttaagctttggcccataaagtCGAGAAGCACATGAAGCGATTCATCCCTTCTGGTATTGTACCGGCAAAGAGTGACTCCTTAAAATGTTTGTGGGCCGAACCGCAAGCTCTCCAAAACCGGGAATGGCAAGCATTGAAGTTCTATGTGTACAACCGCATTACGGCCTGCAAAAGGAGATTGCAGGTAAAATAGTAGATTAAGAGATAATCAGCAAGACTGGTTAAGTAGAACAGTTTTTTATGTTCTTCATgttcaatgtttttaaaaataaaaaataaaaataaaagtttaaatgagtttgtattttatttctgtggtttaaggtaaAATAAGATAATCCAGGTCCCCATTCTAAATGATAaccagcatgtgtgtgtgtgtgtgttcttgtatttctacccttcttgagacatcaacaaggaaaagtaccttccatatgaggaggtgtgaacaagttaggacatacactatgttcaaaagtttggggtcacccaaacaattttgtggaatagccttcgtttctaagaacaagaatagactgtcgagtttcagatgaaagttctctttttctggccattttgagcgtttaattgaccccacaaatgtgatgctccagaaactcaatctgctcaaaggaaggtcagttttgtagcttctgtaacgagctaaactgttttcagatgtgtgaacatgattgcacaagggttttctaatcatcaattagccgtctgagccaatgagcaaacacattgtaccattagaacactggagtgatagttgctggaaatgggcctctatacacctatgtagatattgcaccaaaaccagacatttgcagctagaatagtcatttaccacattagcaatgtataga is a window encoding:
- the LOC133631273 gene encoding retinol-binding protein 2-like, translating into MPVDFSGKWTLESSDKFDDYMKALDIDFATRKIAACLSQTKVVVQEGDVFDFKTTSTFRNYDLAFTVGVEFEEYTKGLDNRTVKSLVSWEGNKLVCTQKGEKANRGWKHWIEGDKMYLEVTCQDAVCLQVFKRKE